A window of the Brachyhypopomus gauderio isolate BG-103 chromosome 14, BGAUD_0.2, whole genome shotgun sequence genome harbors these coding sequences:
- the LOC143475731 gene encoding GTPase IMAP family member 9-like yields the protein MHSHSQQRILLVGRSGDGITSTRNTIMGNKTSESNDIQRLITVVEAPGLFDTRVTNTQIQYEIEKCVGKCTPGLHAILIILKVGRYTTQERRIFKEIEELFGEEVLKYSIVLFTNGDQLEDGQTIGQFVRQSRDLQDLVDQCGGRVHVVDNKYWKEQQDGYRSNRVQVEKLLNTIEEMVKENGGECYTNEMLQDVRKNKEQGKTKLFWNIIRWVKKNIHRAYLVAVIMSFVLAVGVYCQYFFRV from the exons ATGCACA GTCATTCCCAGCAGAGGATTTTACTCGTGGGAAGAAGTGGTGATGGCATAACCAGCACTAGAAACACCATCATGGGAAATAAAACATCTGAGTCTAATGACATCCAGAGACTAATAACAGTTGTTGAAGCACCTGGACTTTTTGACACAAGAGTCACTAACACACAGATCCAGTATGAGATAGAGAAGTGTGTTGGAAAATGTACCCCGGGTCTACATGCCATTCTCATCATTCTCAAAGTTGGTAGATACACCACACAAGAAAGAAGAATTTTCAAAGAGATTGAAGAACTATTTGGGGAGGAAGTCCTCAAATATTCCATAGTTCTTTTTACAAATGGAGATCAACTTGAAGATGGCCAGACCATTGGACAGTTTGTAAGGCAAAGCAGAGATCTACAGGACCTAGTAGATCAATGTGGAGGTCGTGTTCATGTTGTTGATAATAAATACTGGAAAGAGCAGCAGGATGGGTACAGGAGTAACAGGGTTCAGGTAGAGAAGCTACTGAACACCATAGAGGAGATGGTGAAGGAGAATGGAGGAGAGTGTTACACCAATGAGATGTTACAGGATGTGAGAAAAAATAAAGAACAGGGgaaaactaaattattttggAATATTATACGATGGGTGAAGAAAAATATACATAGAGCATATTTGGTAGCTGTGATAATGTCTTTTGTATTGGCTGTTGGTGTTTATTGTCAATATTTTTTCAGAGTGTAA